Genomic window (Hippoglossus stenolepis isolate QCI-W04-F060 chromosome 11, HSTE1.2, whole genome shotgun sequence):
TCTATCATAATAGACAGGGAGTTATTAAACATTATTAAAGAGATCAGTTGATTATTTACTGACTTATTTTTCTAATAATCGATTAAGCAGTTTTAATGGTTACGCTAAAGTCAGAGAGCATCAAATGAGCGCACCCCCACAGTTTATCTCTGGAGTTACCAGTGATGGCAGGTGAGATAAAACCTCAGAGATTAAAGGTCAGACGACAAATGATTTCAGCCTCAGGCTACATCTGACTTTCCCAGCCCCTGAAACAGATGACTTAACAGATCTGCTTTTCGAAGGTTGTTCTATCACTTTTTCTGATGTGGGATGCTAGTACAGGGCTTGTACATGTGAaacaaggacagacagagaaaatgcCCCCAGGCTTTGTTCTgaaaggtgaggaggaggaggaagaggcggaggaggaggcagaagagGGCGCTGAAGAAATGTGTCTCCACCCGAAGGCTTCGGGCCTTTTCTGCAAACAGATCAATTTACATTCCAGGGCCAGTGCAGGTCAACTGCCCCTGATGAAGAGGattgttgcccccccccccggccccAAACCTTCACCTCGGAAGAAAACCATCAAATCCTTTTGATTTCagacacttttactttttcttttcttgtgcaCACATCCACATGCAGTGGACATGATTTCATGATTGGCCTCTGAATCAGACGGATGATTCAGGCCTCACTCCCTCGGATCTCTAATCAGAGCACAAAAATGCGGCCTGAGCAACACCTCGGATTTGCCATATAAGTCCACAATAGAAAAggccagacacacactcacacacacacacacgcacaacacgcacacacacacactcacactctttatctctctctctctctctctctctctctctctctcacactcacacacacactctttcttctctctctctctctctctctctctctctctctctctctctctctctctctctctctctctcacacacacacacaccctttatctctctctctctctttctcttgctccctctctctctcagacacactctttctttctctttctgtctctctctcacacacacaaactctttgtttcactctcttacacacacgcacacacacacgcacacgcacacacaccacacacacacacgcacgcacacacacacacacacacacacttcttttgTGGAGGAACAGTGCCTTCCCCTCCTAAatcctgtgatgtcatctgaAGACAGGACTCCTCAGGATTGGAGGATCTCGACATAAATTTCCTGAAAACTCccaactcctctctctccctctctctctctatctctctctctccctccctccctccctcctccctccatcccaacCCTGCACGTCCCTGATTTCCTgcctgagagagaagagaagcaggaaaaCGCGTTTTCCAGTCGGATCTTGCAACTTTTTTGTACTTGAGACGCAAATCACTAACTTTTCCCAAAGTCCCACGCGGCGGACCGCTACATCACTTCATCCCTTTGCTCCTGGAAGTCGCTCTCGAGGAAAAACAAAGCTCAGACCGGGACCATGTTGTCCGTGAAGAAGAAAATCCAGACGCTGCAGCTGCAGATCGATGAAGCGGATGATCGGGCCAATGACGTGCAGAGGGAGCTGGACTCTGAGAAGAAAGAGCGTGACAAAGTGAGATTAATCCACCCTTCACCCGAACTGAgcctcattcatttatttcactttaatgGCCACTTCCTCCAGATGTGGATTGAGAAGaatgtgcaagaaaaaaaaacagtcacacAAAGGATTTAGAACTTCTGATACGAGCCCCCATTGTAAAAGTATcgtgttttatcttttattgttttaaacgAGGTCGTTCCAAAGGCTCATGGGAAGTTGAGGCATCACTGCAGACACATTCCTTCTCATACTTTTGTTCGGCTGTGTTATCTAACCTCAACACGCCCCATTTCGAGTGAAACACTGGGAAAAGCTGCGAGCGCCTCACTATCACTTCAAAATGGTTGTTTGATCGATGAGGGATAGTTGTCTGGTAAAGTTTTGTAAGTTTGGACTTTTTTCTCTGTAGGAAATaggttcttcctgtttgtctctgctcctctcgCCCTTTGAGCTATTTTGACACAGAGCAGGGAGGTGAAGTCCTTCCGCCTCCTCTGCACAGGAAGAAGAGAGCAGACATCTGTGAGATACCAGTGACACAGGAAACGGGGGGAAGAAGAAACAATCTGTTCAACATAGCTGGGTTTacgttgaaaaaaaaaagtccagctcctagatttaaaggttcagcgtgtagaatttagtgacatctagtggtgaagttgcatgttgcagctgaatacccctcaccccaccctccccttcctAACATGAAAgtgaacctgtggcagccttcagttgtcataaaaactcaaaaggtgtttagtttgtccagtctgggctactgtaaaaacatcactaggattattttatatgtcaatagatcctttcacctaaatgtaatgtaactgtGTTCCGGTTAAAACGGTCATTCTGTTGGACTCAAAACCAAAAACTAGCACTCAGAAAAGAGCCTATATAACCCAAGTCAGATCAAGTCAATTTATTTGTAATAGTACCATAAAGGaacagtgtgtaggatttagtgacatctactggtcaagttgcattttgcagctgaatacccctcatctcaccctccaATTCGAAGCATTTAGAAGATCCTAAcggtagccttcagttgtcaggtgcccctgacccataccacgTCTTCCAGCAAGTTCTGAGGttatctgtccagtagtttttacatCCGGATAATGATTTGGTATCATGGAGCCAGTTTTGAATTAGCAGTTCCGACCACCCTTAACAGCACGTTTTCCTCTTGAGCATGGTTCCAGGCTAacctttgacctgtgacctgtGTTGCTGTAGGCCGAGGGCGATGTGGCGTCTCTGAACCGCAGGAtccagctggtggaggaggagttgGACCGTGCTCAGGAAAGACTGGCCACAGCCCtgcagaagctggaggaggcagagaaagctGCAGATGAGAGCGAAAGGTGACGACCGGTGCCGGCTTCACACCAGTTCACCGTAACTgtatgaagctgcagcagaagagCAAGCTCaaagcaacaaagaaaaaatgacTCATCATAATGAAAACGTGTTATTACCTATCTGTGGTATAGGAACCACAAATTATAGACCTGCCATCAGTTATAGGATTGGGAAATTATGGTTTAATGTTCATTTTGTCTTCGTCAAAGTACGCCACTCTTCAGAAATATGGCTGTTACTCTGCTGATGTTAACCATCGCAGGACAACAAACGTATGCATGAACATAACGTTTAAAAATTTCAGCATCGATTTTAAATTCAGAGGGTCCCACTGTGTGCACTgaaaaattaaatgatttactaacttaaaaaaaataggTAACAATTTAAGTTTGCTCAACTCAAAGTTAACAAGTCATATTACAACAAATgctaactttaatttgaaaacacttAATTTTGGTGTGTCAGTggagtaaaaactccagagggGAAGTATAACCTCATTGGACACATAGTCCATTAAGTGTTAAAAGACATTTACACTTTTAGCTTCTCTTCCTGTTACATTTTTGTGCTGTATATCCTGTATATAGAGGCTTTACTGAAACGTCCATAGACCTAAAGGGAAATGGCTTTTCTCACCCTGAGCCAGCGATAGTGTGGTCCGACCCTTTTCTCACACAGACTGGAGACGTTTGCAGAGCTGTTAgttctgaaaatgtttattttcccaTGAGAAGTTACAAATTCAAAGCTTATGTTGAACAGTGACCTCAGACAGCACAGAACCACATGGACAGTTAAATGGAAAAATACCAACAAGCTGTTTGGGCAGCTTCAAAGCATCTTCACAATATTAGGGCTGAAACAAGGCGGGGTGAGATTTTTAAGAGTCTTAGATGTCATGTTGATTCAGTAATGTCAAGAACCTTGTGGTCCGGTCGAAGTTAAATGCCGTGTGTCTCTCTCATCTTCAGAGGCATGAAGGTGATCGAAAACAGAGCCATGAAAGacgaggagaagatggagatcCAGGAGATGCAACTCAAAGAGGCCAAGCACATTGCTGAGGAGGCCGACCGCAAATATGAGGAGGTACGAACACAGATCACATGTTCGGCGACATTCATCTTCCAGTTGAGTGATGAATCTGAAGTCAttttgatttcatgtctttttaatTTCAGGTTGCTCGTAAACTGGTCATCCTGGAGGGTGAgctggagagagcagaggagagggcgGAGATCTCAGAACTGTAAGCACAAACACATCGATGAGGTTATATGCACACTTGCAGGCATCATTCGGTTATTAAccaagattacacacaaaaccAACTTAGACCCATTCAGGGGCAGAAACAGTTACTGAAACAAGTTTTTCTGTCCGTGCAGGAAATGTGGTGACCTGGAAGAGGAGCTCAAGAACGTCACCAACAACCTCAAATCGCTAGAGGCTCAGTCTGACAAGGTGAGTGCTCTGTTTGAAGGTTCCCTTTCTACTCTATCAGCTGCTTGACCCTCAAACAACATCACACATGGACActcagcagctgtggctcaacTCTCAAACtgtaaagctgctctcagacacttcaggcactgaactctggatattctcctgaaattacccagaggggctgtatgtgagaaaacaaatgtccaagtcagttgcttaGGACAAtgtccggagtttctcctgccagcccttTAATAAAAACCCTGGAGATTGTCCACAGTGAGCAAGTAGCACGCCCACATGACAGGCGCAGACCTGGAAAAAATctacattatattatatctcagggtgaaaaacaGGTTCCAATcgtgtagaagacacagacaaagtaaACTTAGAAAGACGTGAGTTATATAGTTTGCAACCTAAATGCGGAGCGTGAAAAGGTGGAATGTATTGTTTTGGCAATTAAATGACATCCTTcccatttttctctgtctctgtagtaCTCTgagaaagaagacaaatatgAGGAGGAGATAAAAGTCCTCAGCGACAGACTCAAGGAGGTAAGTTCATGTCTGCTCGGACTCAGTTCTATGAGAGAAGCTAATCTCTATCTGGATGATTAATATGGTGTTTTCCTTTAAGGCGGAAACCCGTGCAGAGTTTGCAGAAAGGACAGCGGCTAAACTGGAAAAGACCATAGATGACTTAGAAGGTACACGTCATTTTAATTCTTCCTTTCAATCCTGCAATGAGCTGCAGTGTCTCTTCACTCGACCTTTGTTCATATCTTTGATGTTCTTAATTTTcctcatctttttctctctttttcctcctgtcgTCTGCACAACTCTGCACTTTCCTCTGACTCCACCTGCTTTCTGTCTGCCCCTCCGCCTGCAGACGAGCTGTACACTCAGAAGCTGAAATACAAGGCTATCAGCGAGGAGCTGGATCATGCCCTCAATGATATGAACACCTTGTAAATTTTCGGCATTTGCATCGGCCACAATGTTTGCACTTTTCCTTTGTATCTCTCGGCCTGATTGGAAACACCTTGTCTCTTCTTCCCCTCTGTTCTCACTGCTCCTTCCTACTTTTCCATTCAAGTAAAGCTCAATaaagatgtttgtattttatccTGTCTTCTGCCTTTTCAATTAAGCTCATCTTTTCCTCATCTAAGACTTAAGGTTGTAACACACCTTGTACCTCAGTTATACATTCACTTATACGTTTTTTCAATATATAGTAAGTATTTATGGCtaagttttaatgtttttttgcgTTGCCTTATTAACATAAACTGACCTGTCCACTAACAGCCGTTATATTTCATATCTGCTGCTAATTTTTTTATTGCAGAGAAACTATCATCTGCAAAAGAGGAGAACCTAGGAATGCACCAAGTCCTGGACCAAACACTGCAGGAACTGAACAGCTTGTAAAAGGCCATCAAGGACGtcaagcaataaaaaaaagcctATTTTCTACATGCCATCCATTCCCTGTCATTTTACTCTTATTTCTGATTGTTTAAACACATGTACccctttttatatatttatgtttcctttgtgtcttttctctttttaaaaaaacggtTTTGGGTCCATCTGATTTTAGTCTTGGTGCTGGACATTGTGTTAGACCAAACTCTGAGCACAAATAAAGCTGATGACAATGACGATGTGTGGTTGTGCGTAGTTCTacgtatgtgtttgtgtgtgtgtgtgtccctcacgCAGTTTCAACATGCAGCCATAAACTGTAACAGGAGAGGCAGCTCACCCTTCAATTTACATGTACTAACATGCACAGTGTTTTTGGGAGTGCTCTGCTAAGACAGTGAgctcctcacatacaaagcTACAGATCCTTAACTGTAACAGATTGGCTtcttattttccatttaaatgtaCAACATATCACTTTATAGATATATTATAGAGTTACTTTTAAAGATTAGGCCTAAAGTatataaaacagatttaagTGAGCTGACAGTTAAGGCTTTCA
Coding sequences:
- the LOC118118091 gene encoding tropomyosin alpha-1 chain isoform X1 translates to MEAIKKKMQMLKLDKENAIDRAEQAESDKKAAEDKCKQLEDELLAMQKKLKGTDDELDKYSEALKDAQENLEMSEKKAGDAEGDVASLNRRIQLVEEELDRAQERLATALQKLEEAEKAADESERGMKVIENRAMKDEEKMEIQEMQLKEAKHIAEEADRKYEEVARKLVILEGELERAEERAEISELKCGDLEEELKNVTNNLKSLEAQSDKYSEKEDKYEEEIKVLSDRLKEAETRAEFAERTAAKLEKTIDDLEEKLSSAKEENLGMHQVLDQTLQELNSL
- the LOC118118091 gene encoding tropomyosin alpha-4 chain isoform X5 yields the protein MKVIENRAMKDEEKMEIQEMQLKEAKHIAEEADRKYEEVARKLVILEGELERAEERAEISELKCGDLEEELKNVTNNLKSLEAQSDKYSEKEDKYEEEIKVLSDRLKEAETRAEFAERTAAKLEKTIDDLEEKLSSAKEENLGMHQVLDQTLQELNSL
- the LOC118118091 gene encoding tropomyosin alpha-4 chain isoform X4, coding for MLSVKKKIQTLQLQIDEADDRANDVQRELDSEKKERDKAEGDVASLNRRIQLVEEELDRAQERLATALQKLEEAEKAADESERGMKVIENRAMKDEEKMEIQEMQLKEAKHIAEEADRKYEEVARKLVILEGELERAEERAEISELKCGDLEEELKNVTNNLKSLEAQSDKYSEKEDKYEEEIKVLSDRLKEAETRAEFAERTAAKLEKTIDDLEDELYTQKLKYKAISEELDHALNDMNTL
- the LOC118118091 gene encoding tropomyosin alpha-4 chain isoform X3, whose translation is MLSVKKKIQTLQLQIDEADDRANDVQRELDSEKKERDKAEGDVASLNRRIQLVEEELDRAQERLATALQKLEEAEKAADESERGMKVIENRAMKDEEKMEIQEMQLKEAKHIAEEADRKYEEVARKLVILEGELERAEERAEISELKCGDLEEELKNVTNNLKSLEAQSDKYSEKEDKYEEEIKVLSDRLKEAETRAEFAERTAAKLEKTIDDLEEKLSSAKEENLGMHQVLDQTLQELNSL
- the LOC118118091 gene encoding tropomyosin alpha-1 chain isoform X2 — translated: MEAIKKKMQMLKLDKENAIDRAEQAESDKKAAEDKCKQLEDELLAMQKKLKGTDDELDKYSEALKDAQENLEMSEKKAGDAEGDVASLNRRIQLVEEELDRAQERLATALQKLEEAEKAADESERGMKVIENRAMKDEEKMEIQEMQLKEAKHIAEEADRKYEEVARKLVILEGELERAEERAEISELKCGDLEEELKNVTNNLKSLEAQSDKYSEKEDKYEEEIKVLSDRLKEAETRAEFAERTAAKLEKTIDDLEDELYTQKLKYKAISEELDHALNDMNTL